Part of the Salminus brasiliensis chromosome 2, fSalBra1.hap2, whole genome shotgun sequence genome, aaaaaaaaaaaaaaaagtcatctgAAGTGTTGCAAATCCAAGTCAGAGGACATGGTTACACATTTGGCTCCCTCCACTTTAAATGCATTTAGACCACTGAAACTGCAATAAATAACACACTGTGATCTGCTGATGAGGCGCCACAGATAAGCTTTAAATCACAGTCTGAAAAAGCTTGTGAGCTTGCCTTGACCTGCAATGAGCTTCTTGCCAGCAGCTTTGCTGCTCTTCTTCGTTGGCCCTGGGTTGCAGACTTTGGCGGGGGGTCTCTTTTGGGGTGGCTGGTTCTCCTCGCTTCCTTGTTCCGTATGCTCTCTGCTTGCCAACTTCCTTTTGGAGGTCTTTGTGACCGCTTGGAACTGTACCGGTCTATCGCGCGGCCCACCTTTTCGCACACAGGCATTGCCGCTTCGCTGCCCCAGGGCCGAACTTGCAACCTCTGGATCCACCTCTGCTGGAGAACATGAATAAAACAGGGAAgggaaggagagggaggaggggagagggaaaaaaaaaaaaaaaaaaggtcaagtTTGGGAATCGGACAGAACAAAGAAAAATGGATGAGAAGGAGGAGGGTGAAGCTATGATGAAATTGCTGACGTTAGCCTGCAGTTTAAcaggcagtgtgtttattttacagagTTGAAGCTGAACATTTGTCATGTAATGTGGTGGAGCAGAGCCTGCTTTCTCATACGCACTCACAGCAAGCAAGAGATCCATTTTACCCAGTTTGTTCTTGGGGCTTTTACTACAGATGAGGGGCCGGCCAGGTTTTATAGCACAGGGAATCGTTTTAAAAGGTTGATCTTAAGTACCAGTCCCCAGGCAGAGACTGGGCAGAGTTCGAAGCCCTGGCTCACTGGCTTAGGAGGTGGACCTGGGCATTAGTCCGACAGTATGGCGTCAGAGGGACCTGGAACACTCTGAACTTGAGTATTTCTGTGTGCACAACTGCCATAAAATATGCATGAAAGTTATTATGAAACTGGTTGTTTTCATTGATGGTAGACAGTAATTGGGAGCTTACCAAACACGCATGTGTCTGGTTCTTCCTCAGGGAGTGCAGCAACAGGTGACGTGCTTGTGCGTTTGGGAGCAGGATGCACACAGGTGGGAATCTGACTGGTGCTGGGAAACTCCAGCACACGGTTTAGAGGCAGTGATTCTTCCTGGTATGTGCAAGCAAACTGGGAGCGgatgactctctctcttgcctGCAAGAACAAAAGATGGTTCTTTTGACTGATTGTCTATAACCATTTGTCTATAAACCATTTAAACCCACCATTTTGCACAGAATGTCCTGATAATTTGTCTGCATTCCATTAAATACCTGGCCACATAAAACACATCTGTTGGACAGCTACAAATGTGCTTCAGGCATTCATTTCTATGCAGAGCTAAAGGAAGACCCCAACTACTGGTTTTACAAAGTTTTAATTGTGTAAATTTGCCATAACAACAATTAGATGTTTGTCAGACATGTTGGAAGATCAGGCAAATGTTAGGCATCTAATGCAGAGCCTAAAGAAAACAGTGTTGGCACTGTTCATGAAAACATAAACTTGAATTATCTGCAGAAACAATGCTACCAAACCCAACTACTTATCCCTATAATCTGATATTTAGGCCTTTTTATAAAGAAAGGGAAAACAAATGTCATTGGCATTCTTTCAagctttatattatatatatatatatatatatgtaaaaaagaatgcaaaataaaaaaggccTAAATATCAGATATATATCAGAGATATATAGATGCTAAAACCAGTGGCTGGCAAGAAGCACAGAACTGAAGTCAAAGGACGAGCTGCTCATGAAACCTAAATGAGGCCTAGAGGTCTTAAGGGCTTCAGAGAAGTGCTGATCCGCTACCGCCATGCTTGTTTGATCCACGCCTGCTTGGGATTAGCGGGATTCCAGAGTTTCTCCCCCCTCTGGGCTAGCGGGCTGCAATAAATAGagtggaattcagaagaattaagaaaaaaaaaaaaaagttgggtGGGATTGGAAGTGTGAAAGAGGGAAGGGCAGCAGATCAAAGCCTTTTCAAAAGTACTTTCTCAAAAGAACACCTAAAACAACAGTAGCCCTCAGACAGGGAGGCTTAAAACAGCAGGCCAGGTTGCCCTGGTTGCATGCTAATGAAGAGCATCCTGAATACTCAGAAAAAGATGATGGCAGCTAAATACAGTAGCACGCAGGCTCACTTAATCCCCACATTTGGAAGGGCTGTGCAGAATGTGTAGAAATGATGCCTGAGTGCATCAAGTGCCTGTCCTGGCACAACCTCTTTGGACCAGCTGACCCAGGGCCAATAAGGGGGCAGTGAAAGATTTCAAAGAAGCAGTGATGTTTGTGAGCAGCAGGTGATAGCAATTACCCCCTGCCTATGGGAGTGCGAGTTTTATCAGAACGTGCTGTACCGAATCAATCAGATAAATCAAAAATAGGCAATGAGGTGTAACTGTGCTTGTCTGTTGGCTCCCTCAAGCTTGAACAACTGCTCCACGTAATGCAATGCGACAAATATGCATGCCACAATACAGCATCCTGTAAAATTTCCATTCGAAAATACACTAAAGTGTGTTACGTTACGGCTGATTAGTGCATTAGATCGCAGTTATGACCTCagtccatttacatttacggcatttagcagacgctcttatccagagcgacttacaaagtgctttgctatttacccaagaaaagccttagctagttagaatagactaataattcaaaagatacctctaagcttagacattgctaaacacaatacaataaggcgaccatagaactattcgtccaagtactctctgaagaggtgggtcttcagtttgcgtttgaagacagcgagcgactcggccgttcggacacccaggggcagctcgttccaccactttggtgccaggacagtaaaaagcctggacgcttgtcttccacggattttgaggtatggcgggtcgagccgagccgtacttgaagctcgaagggctcttggtgcggatcggcttttgaccattgccatcaggtacggaggggctggtctgttcttggctttgtaggccagcgtcagggttttaaatctgatgcgggcagctacaggaagccagtggagagaacgcagcagtggagtgacatggctaccGTCAGTCCGCAGTCAATAAAAGATTTTCTTGTGAGCTCTTTAATGCAAATTTTAACACTGCTCAGGTAGAAAAGTTGGTTtactgattaaaaaaagaaaaaggtcatAGAAACCTTTGTCATTCCAGCCAAGTCATCCCTGCAAAGAACCAGAGTCCTTTGTAAAGGGTCTGCTGTAGTGGTTGGATattcagatctttttttttttagtattataTAGAGTTTAAAGTATTTCttatcaaaaacaaaaaagtccaAAGCCCTGCAGAGACcgctgcatcactgtgtgccagTTGACGTCAGCCTgggaagaaaaataaataaataaataaataataataataaaaaaaaaaacgttgaaGAGGGCGGTGGGATAAAGTTGTTCTGCAGACAACAGGAAACAATAACCTTTTAAGTTTCCCCCCTTGTTAGTCAAGTTACGCGACTGATACGGCGGCTTCAAAGTGAAATGGATGCGGAAAAGCTTCCGCCCGCCGAGTTCAGGAAGCGGTGAGCTACCCAGGGACCATTACTGCGCACTCACAGGAAGGCAGCCAgagtggagggagctaaagtgACATCTGCTAGTGCAATCAAATAAAGAAACCATTTTCCCAAAATGTGTTTAGCATGCACACTTTCAGAGGGCTCAATGCAGTCTCATCTCTGAACAGAAATACCCATTCCTCAAATTTAAAAAACGGCCATTGTTTATCATGGTCAGAAATTCGAAAGTTCTCAAGCCTTTTCAAGGTTTTGTTTTGGAACAGGATCCTCTAGGTGGTTACTaaaggtttttatttattgttatggtTTTATAAGCTAATAGTAAAAACTTACAAGGCCACTGAGTGAATAAGAATTACTCTATTGAAAATGTGCTCTAAACCCTAATAACAAACTAGTCTTGGCATTAAGTACTCTCTGAAGCTCTATATAGTACTGCAAAATAAgtgttctttgacttgtaacagTGGAACCTTTTTGTGATATATAGGACTCTTTCAGAAGAGTTCTGTGTAGAACCACCAGCAGTAGGTTTTCTACCAATATGAAGAAACCTTGAACCAGGCAAAAAGACcctttaagcattcaaatggttccaGTGgttatggttctatatagaattgAGGTTGTATAAAGAATTAAAGCACCCTTTTCAGAATCATTTTCTGTGTATGATAATAATCATGTGTTCATGACTCAAGTTTGTTGTTGCTTGAAACACTGCTCGCACCCTTAAAGGTTGAAATTTTGGCCCAATAAAAAGCGGTATTCAACAATACGTGTCAAAAGCCAATATGGAAATCATTGTTAAATTgttaataaaaacaagacactAATTAAGACACTGTTCCTCATCTGGTCAATGCAGATGCACGCTGTGCAAGCATacacagcacaaaaaaaaaaacaaaaaaaaaaaaaaaacaaaaaaaaaaaactggactgTATGGAGCATGATTTTTTACAAATGGGACATTTTAGACAAGTTTTCTTCATTGTATGTAAACAGTCAGCTTAGATTGTCATATTAAATGATTTACAATACAAAAGGTGCATATTTTCTGATGGATGTTTGTGCGTAACTCTTCTCAGTTCGGGATATTGACACCATTTCAACTCCAGACTGCCCGCCACACCAAACAAAATGGTCTGTTTAGCAGCCTCTGTAAAGAACAGCATGCTAGCTTTAAACAAAACTAAAATCTTCTAAAAGTAAAACTAAAAGCTTTCCCCTATTCATCAGAGATATTATTTTGATAATACTGACCAACCAATATATTGCTTAGTCTTTAACCTCAGTCCTCCAACCCACGAGCACAAACATTTGggattaaatatttaaaaacactgaagTATGCTCAGTGTCCAATTTCTCAAAGACCAGTCTTCCGTTTCAAGGTGTACATTTGAGGATTCTTTACCTTAGGCTTAACATGTCCTTGTTGGCTCTGGATGCGGTTTTGTAACGGCTGCGGAGAGATTCCTGCGGGAGCCTCCGGAGATCTGCAAGCATTTATTTGAAAGAAAGCAGAAGCCCatgaataaacaaaagaggTATAACATCTAATGTGACAAATAGCAGAACAAAAGTgatgtaaaacaaaaacatgccaACACTAATCCGAAAGCAGCTATTCAGcatggccatgaagggatgtgCTTCCGAGACGAATGCTTTACACTTGCTTAACTTACTTgtacagagagagaagacaaactCCTTCAGCCCCACTGAAAATGGCCTGATCTTCAGAAAGCAGTTCTGCCTTATTCCTGCAGGGTGACGCTAGTGCCTCTTCATCCAGCAGAGCCATAAGTAGCTTCACACTTTTTCTGCCCCCATATGCAGTGGCATGATTAATCGCATAGGCTTTGGGCTGCAATTAGTTTAattgttaaataaaaaataaaaaaaacaataaaagttaGCATATATCCTACATGACATTAGACAGGTAAATTAGGTGTTCAAGTATAGACTCAAAACAACGATACCCTTGCTGGACTAATTCCTGTGCCGCAAGCAAACTTCTTCAGCGTGGGGTGGACTTCACCAATTCTTTCCTTAAGTTCCTTCACTGTATCTTCTGCAGCAGCATACACTGGATCTCCATTACTGAGGCCCTTCAAGAGAGTTGCCCTAATGCTGGACACCATCCTGCATCCAGCAACGCTAGGAAGAgataggatatatatatatatatatatatatatatatatatatatatatatatatatatatatatatatatatatatataataaaaaaaataaaaaaaaaagttaaataataaaatagtagtaacagtaaaaTAGTAAAATTAGCCGAAATGTTAACTGAGTAGCTAGCCAAAAAGATCCACTGAAGGCCCACAAGTGCCATCAGCTTTACATTcaaggaaaaaacaaaaacacaccaaacactACATTCTGCATTTTTGAAGATGACCCGCATTCATTAATTCGTTTTGACCCTACGGAAACAGTACCGGCAAATACAAAGTATCAATATTGAACAAGGCAGAGAGAAGGAAGGGGGTTCAGTGGGGAGTTGGAGAAGGGGGAGGGAGGTgaaggggaggaaaaaaaaaaaaaaaaaaaaaaaaggtagtgGGTCATCACTAAAACCACAAACCCCACTCAGCCAGAACCATACTCTGAAGCAAGGGTCATTCAGATTACAAGCTgcaagggaaagagaaagacaaaaaaaataataaataaaaacagtgacAGTTCGGCCAATCAGAAGGGTGCAGCTTTGGTATAGATTGCAGTGGTCTCCCATCACTGCACTATACTCATGTGGACACATTAGCGAATGTACACACCAGTGCAAAGTCAGAAAGGAGCCGGGTCGGCTTGTGTGTGACGGAATTACAGTAACCGAATCATCTGGGAAAACAGATGTTAGTTGTACTAACATCTGTAAGAAGCACCGATCCCGCAATaagtggtgtttgtgtgtggtaaTTCAGTACTCCACAAGGTGCTGTAGGGCGGGCGGGCGTGTGGGTGGCTAGGAGGGTCGCAGGCTGAtgaaagaacccttttggcTCAGAACTAAATGACTCCTATCTTATGGGAGAAGCCCCATAGCAGGTTCAAGGCACTTGCGTCTCAGCCTAACTGCACTGATGCACCAGAGGAAATTATCTTTAGGCTTTCATGAGCCAATCATTGGTTCACGTCACCATGTGTTGTGTTGCCAAATGTTTGGGGAACGCACCCCTGTACTGTTTTTGAAGTGAGGGCAATCAAGGAAAATATTTTATGTATGATCTTTAATCAGCTTTCAGCAATCAAACCTCGGAAGCACACAATCGCCTTTCGCTTTTCAAAAACAATGGGCTTTGATGTTGCACAGATAAACATGCTTGAGCAATTCAGCCCTTGTCGTTAATACTGACGTAGGTGCCATTAGAGGCTTCTTTTAAAGAACGAGAAAAATAGATCTGCAGATAGATACTGCAGGTGTATTTCGATAAGGTGAAAGTGGAGGGGCTTCTCTGAACGATAAGATCAAAATCTGGACAGGAAATCAAAGGCTTTAGCTATCGCAGTCTTTGTCTTCGTTGGAGTCAACGTCAGGTGACCGCTTTGGGCCCACATGTCCGCTATCTACAACGGAGAACATGGGACAGGTCCAATGAACGGAGTTTTGACATCGTGTGGCGACAGTGCAATCGCTCAGTGAGAAACTCCTTCTGGCAGGGGAAGGTTCTAGTAAACACTATATGCTTATTTGTCTATAGTAGCCTATTAGCAGAACTCACAATTGTGCACAAAATAGGCTCCAAACTTTAAACATGGCCATTTAGTCCATTTGCGacgcattgtgtgtgtgtgtgcgtgcgtgcgtgcatgcGTGCGCGCACGTGTCAGGTCTCCAACAatccaaaaataataataaataaaattggtCCATTATCATCCTACTACAACATATGGCTGAAATCAATCACTTTAAAAAGCAATTTATGTCTGCTGGCCCTCTTTAACAATGTCAGTTGATGTTAAGTTCTCGCTTAACAACAGCTGACTTGATTTTACTCCTGTTCTCCATGATGGTGTGTTAAAAGCCAAACAAGTATTGATCCCAGAAACCCATCTGGTCTTGATCAGATCCACTGCAAGTTTCACAAGACCGAAGTAAAGCCGATCACTAAACGCCTGACCCACGTCTACTCGTGTAATTTCACTAATGTGCACTAAGGTGGGAAGTAATCAACTTTCATGGATGATTCTCATAAGGCTGAGAGTTGCTAATGTCCTTAGACCCTTGGCTGGCACTCAGCAATTTctttcaataaaaaataaattaataaattaattcatatcCCTGTAAAAACAGATTACGACTTTAGGTCAAGCCATGGTATTAGCAGCAGATGATAGCCAGGGTTAATCCAGAGTTTGATCCCAGATTCACAGCCAGGAGCCACAGAAAGAGCATAACTGGCACTGTTCGCTCTAGGTTGGGATAGGAAGATGCCTCCTCTTGCCTCCATTACCATGTTAGCCAAAGCTTCTAACATCTAGCCGTTATCTTATCTAAGAAAAGGTTGTTAttggagaaagaggagagttGTATCATGAACATATGAGCTCTTAATCTGCAATTTTAGGCATCACCCAGAGGACCATGACCCAACCCCTCCTTGGCTAATGAGCAAATGGGCATGGAGTggcaataacaaaataaaaaaaattaaaattttaacCATATTAATATACAATAAACACATGTTCTAATGCATGACACTCTAGTGAGATTTAATTCCCCATGCAAGCAGTACCAAGCATGACTCCGACTGGATATACTGGATGAAGGGTCTGCTAAAACATATTGGGAGAGGTGCACAGGCAAATTTGCcagtaattcaaaataaaattgaTAAAATTGGTAAATTTGCTGTGTGGGCTAAATGAATACCCAAAATCATTCAGAAAGAACACATCATTTCTGACATTTGTTCAATGCTACCAAAGGTAAAAAATAACTGATACACTACAACCATCTTCAGCCTAATATTTCAAACCTGAACAATTGACCTGTAAGCATTATAAAAATACTGTGCAAAAATCCCAGATGCTAAAATTGACAAGACAGAACAGCCATTTCTGTAAAACAATGGGTGCTCTTCTTCAGTCAGGTAGAAAATGGTGCTCAACATGTGACTGGCTGGGACTtctctccatttaaaaaaataacaggtTATTGGCAGAACACGGTCGAACAGTGTCACAGGGGTCACTGCCACTGACCATCATCTAGAATCACAGACATAGAACACTGAGCAGAGTtcaatagaaacacaaagaaacCAAAACATCATTCCTCAGCCTCAGCTGCTGAGGACAACAGGGAAACATTACACATAAACCTTGCCAAACAATTAGCTACACAGAAAGAAATTATGAAATACTGTACAATGCAGAGATTTTTGTATAAGCCAGGAAGGCAAGAGGAACACCCAAAAACAAAGTATAGCAGCTAAACCCTCTCCAGTGACATTCAATAACCTCCAATTAACCTTAATGACTGCAAATTCTCTCACAGCCTTACTTATTTCTTTAGTAAATAAATGTTCAAAAATAGATTAGTTAGGAAATTGATTAGTTTTGCATTTTGTGTAAagctaaaaaaactaaagagtGATACCATAGATAAACCacttgagactatatagattcATTTTTGATGACTATATCGCTGCTACGCCAGGCTCGGCCTCCTGgcaactgcactatgtaactttggtaaagCAAGCAGGACAATGCTTGTGAGAACTGCACTTTTCACTGCCAGATGTGTGgatctcagcttgtccaaaaatgaatgtgtaaagcatgtcttTCAGAAAGGGGAATTGCATGGCAAGTTCCGAACAGCTTACAGATTAAACAGATCCACCTCCCTTCCATCCCACCTGCATCTGCATTAACTTGTTCTTAGTTACATGGCTGGATTTCCCCTTTAGCacaaattaaagaaaaacaatctctcCATTTAAGAGGACCTTAATACTACGAAGTTGCTGAGTCTGTTGCTCTGTATGTGATCACCCTGACTATCAGCAtttgtttcactggtgtgttacTGAGAAATAGGTCACTATAGACAGACTATTTTGACATAATTGTAGCAGAATGCAGGCCAAATTGGCAGAAAACTGAATGAAATTTGAAATTAGAATTTGGTTCcgtattacatttaaatatcgTACACACCTATATGTGCCAGTTATAGCAttaaggctcatttatgctcaTTGTAAAAAAACTTTTGTCTGTACATTACGTCCATATTTGTGCAAGTTTACAGACACGGACGGAACAGAGCACTGGAAATCGTGAGCACAGTGTATCACTGCCATATGGACACGGCGAAGAAGAAACTCTGGCCGGAAAGAACTTGTGTTTTTAATGGCCTCACAGACCACCGCAGTTTACGATTTTAACGATAATTGTATAATACATGCAATACAATGCAAGAGGCTCTATTTAAATTTCATTTAAAGCTAGTGTTTAGTTCAAT contains:
- the parpbp gene encoding PCNA-interacting partner; protein product: MGTVEDSLRAVVRVFRRECHRVLASERTTIHGADNMLMVLQLAAAEVCKQERGDFGVALSDVLVAWKCLLLDKLHLSHDGSPFSENYDLIRKEYDSFLKRTNTVDLIDIYNVYKQLRQDEDPEDPLTAMQLFEFLHGNAEAIEETELIPQCPATPSNRAPRCRLQVRRVVRRVFCSYLGLLVNTKNDLALAHTLNIPSRSLGHRAFTDLKRAARNSTTSLFLAATSFIRAVQLGGKGYAPSESDPLRKHIKGLSQFVQFTDQLEEILGESSDPSVAGCRMVSSIRATLLKGLSNGDPVYAAAEDTVKELKERIGEVHPTLKKFACGTGISPARPKAYAINHATAYGGRKSVKLLMALLDEEALASPCRNKAELLSEDQAIFSGAEGVCLLSLYKSPEAPAGISPQPLQNRIQSQQGHVKPKARERVIRSQFACTYQEESLPLNRVLEFPSTSQIPTCVHPAPKRTSTSPVAALPEEEPDTCVFAEVDPEVASSALGQRSGNACVRKGGPRDRPVQFQAVTKTSKRKLASREHTEQGSEENQPPQKRPPAKVCNPGPTKKSSKAAGKKLIAGCTRGRV